The Sporosarcina ureae genome includes a region encoding these proteins:
- a CDS encoding DUF3885 domain-containing protein, translating to MKIADYLSEKFPTVALVPSVYYQWDIGIHFSLGEGIYQFKENDELNLERFSTSYKQTLTIFNELFDKNDDLFLVTNNYKSKKQRQTTKLKVYQPNLRDKKNLKKLQLKTFPYPFEEEEKEDYEMQQFSLQCKVSDIKLEGLLKASLNEDFPPMKPRFGCDSVHYPDVFFVNTTKDIIFFVYDDRGCEVIARTAEKLRPLYEKYYGWVDEVDRERIEKGLGM from the coding sequence ATGAAAATTGCAGACTATTTAAGTGAAAAGTTCCCGACTGTAGCATTAGTCCCTAGTGTATATTATCAATGGGATATTGGCATTCACTTTTCACTAGGCGAAGGAATCTATCAATTCAAGGAAAATGATGAACTCAATTTAGAAAGGTTCAGTACATCATATAAACAAACACTGACAATTTTTAACGAGCTATTCGATAAAAATGATGACTTGTTTCTTGTTACGAATAACTATAAGTCGAAAAAACAGAGGCAAACAACAAAATTAAAGGTATATCAGCCAAACTTAAGGGATAAAAAAAATTTAAAGAAACTTCAACTTAAAACATTTCCTTATCCATTTGAAGAAGAAGAGAAAGAAGATTATGAGATGCAACAGTTTTCCTTACAGTGCAAAGTAAGCGATATAAAATTGGAGGGATTACTAAAAGCCTCACTAAATGAAGATTTTCCACCAATGAAACCGAGATTTGGATGTGATTCTGTTCACTATCCTGATGTTTTCTTTGTGAATACTACGAAAGATATTATATTTTTTGTATATGATGACCGTGGATGTGAGGTGATCGCACGGACAGCTGAAAAATTACGTCCCCTTTATGAAAAATATTATGGTTGGGTAGATGAAGTCGACCGAGAAAGGATAGAAAAAGGATTAGGAATGTGA
- a CDS encoding YusW family protein translates to MSLMRILSMVGVSSILLLGGCSSKDEAPDNDAAVSIEDEGEGSTINTGDGYGFTDFDLTIKKDGQKIETDYEDVKPDDAEYVNEFQEVNLEGNEAIDDMHKMFMEILIDSGTTKEEAIDRILQWYGLDTYDEFELDVKFTDDKTLHIDEKK, encoded by the coding sequence ATGTCATTAATGAGAATACTATCTATGGTTGGGGTTTCATCTATTTTACTTCTAGGAGGTTGCTCATCGAAAGACGAGGCACCGGACAATGACGCTGCGGTTAGTATTGAAGACGAGGGTGAAGGTAGCACAATCAACACGGGTGACGGCTATGGCTTCACCGATTTCGATTTGACGATCAAGAAAGACGGCCAGAAAATCGAAACAGATTATGAAGATGTAAAGCCTGATGATGCAGAGTATGTCAACGAGTTCCAAGAAGTGAATCTCGAAGGAAATGAAGCAATTGACGATATGCATAAGATGTTTATGGAGATTTTGATTGATAGTGGTACTACTAAAGAAGAAGCGATTGATCGCATTCTACAGTGGTACGGTCTTGATACGTATGATGAGTTTGAGTTAGATGTAAAGTTTACAGACGACAAGACTCTGCATATTGATGAGAAGAAGTAA
- a CDS encoding nitroreductase family protein yields the protein MNEQALSVREAIVTRRSIKNFNGQPIEPEIIPEIIEDAVWAPNHGNRNPWRLIVATGEQYEELLDVLKEFGVANWKQLSDEDLEKQMKKFSTASAAVFVIVPEDVRQKERLEDYAAASILIQNIQLLAWDKGVGTCWKTPPFIDNPKFRERLGIEAGERIISMLQFGYFDTSPKAPPRKPVEEIITYFGSSEDEEEEA from the coding sequence GTGAATGAACAAGCATTATCGGTAAGAGAGGCCATCGTCACACGGCGCTCTATCAAGAATTTTAACGGACAACCGATCGAACCAGAGATCATTCCCGAAATTATAGAAGATGCCGTTTGGGCGCCAAACCACGGAAACCGTAATCCTTGGCGATTGATCGTAGCAACAGGCGAACAGTATGAAGAGCTTTTGGACGTCTTAAAGGAGTTCGGTGTAGCTAATTGGAAACAGCTTTCTGACGAGGATCTCGAAAAACAAATGAAGAAGTTCTCGACTGCCAGTGCAGCTGTTTTCGTCATCGTCCCTGAAGATGTACGCCAAAAAGAGCGGCTAGAAGATTACGCAGCAGCCAGCATACTGATTCAGAATATCCAATTGCTTGCTTGGGATAAAGGGGTGGGGACTTGCTGGAAAACACCGCCATTCATCGACAACCCAAAATTCCGCGAGCGTCTAGGCATAGAGGCAGGCGAGCGCATCATCAGCATGTTGCAATTCGGCTATTTCGACACATCACCAAAAGCTCCACCGCGTAAGCCAGTAGAGGAAATCATCACGTACTTTGGCAGTAGCGAGGACGAAGAAGAGGAAGCTTAA
- a CDS encoding amidase domain-containing protein, which yields MYNRQAAVDYADKWWNSRNPAFQSFEDDCTNYISQCLLAGGAPMHGAPNREKGWWMHKGTWSFSFTVAHSMRWYLATSTKGLTATQVKTPQELQIGDIITYDFHGDGRFDHTTIVTAKDGDNPLVNAHTYDAYHRTWDYKDSYAYSPNAKYIFFKIHDHFS from the coding sequence TTGTACAATCGACAAGCGGCAGTGGACTATGCAGATAAATGGTGGAATAGCAGAAACCCTGCCTTTCAAAGTTTTGAAGATGACTGTACGAATTACATTTCACAATGTCTGTTGGCAGGCGGTGCACCGATGCATGGGGCACCGAACCGCGAAAAGGGCTGGTGGATGCATAAAGGTACATGGAGCTTCAGTTTCACCGTCGCTCACTCGATGCGCTGGTACTTGGCAACTTCTACGAAAGGCTTGACTGCCACTCAAGTAAAAACTCCACAAGAATTACAGATTGGGGATATCATTACGTACGACTTCCATGGGGATGGCCGCTTCGACCATACGACCATCGTAACTGCCAAGGACGGGGATAACCCCCTCGTCAATGCTCATACGTATGACGCGTATCATCGCACATGGGACTATAAGGACTCTTACGCTTATTCGCCGAATGCGAAGTATATCTTCTTCAAAATTCATGATCATTTCTCATAA
- a CDS encoding DUF2804 domain-containing protein: protein MQHEEKELTEAVSLCDSKGLLNPESIGYARNPIVRSNLRGHFRKKKRWNNWCIYGEDVLLTTSIVHLDHKVICLIYILNYETQRFYEKHVSLPFGRRVKMPEEALESIKFVHDDITIQLVHMQGETHLSILIPDFDNEVLHADLHIIHPEKDESLNVVIPKSRDSFHFTSKHSIMPTGGYVRVGDRRYDFNPYYSFAVYDYGRGVWNGRTNWDWAMASQRTSGKRIGLNFGGRWTDGTGLTENAVFVEGTLHKFHEDVVFKSDKEDPKSAWKIQTKFSDDIQLTFKPFFQCQTLDHYLVRKMSITQHVGYYHGKVRLPSGQVLPIRQMLGSILERKYH from the coding sequence ATGCAGCATGAAGAAAAAGAGTTGACTGAAGCTGTGTCTCTGTGTGACTCCAAGGGGCTTTTGAATCCCGAATCAATAGGATACGCACGCAACCCTATAGTGAGAAGCAATCTAAGAGGACATTTCAGGAAAAAAAAGCGCTGGAACAATTGGTGCATTTACGGGGAAGACGTTTTATTAACTACTTCAATTGTACACCTAGATCATAAAGTTATTTGTCTAATTTACATACTCAACTACGAGACCCAACGTTTCTATGAAAAACATGTTTCCCTCCCTTTTGGCAGACGCGTTAAAATGCCTGAGGAGGCACTTGAAAGTATTAAATTCGTACATGACGATATAACGATTCAACTCGTCCACATGCAAGGCGAAACGCATTTGTCAATTCTCATTCCTGATTTTGATAATGAAGTATTGCATGCAGATTTGCATATTATACATCCCGAAAAAGATGAATCTTTGAACGTCGTCATTCCGAAAAGTCGAGATTCATTCCACTTTACTTCCAAGCACTCGATTATGCCGACTGGCGGATATGTTCGCGTTGGAGATCGACGCTATGATTTCAATCCTTATTACAGTTTCGCGGTCTATGATTATGGTCGTGGCGTGTGGAATGGCCGAACGAATTGGGACTGGGCAATGGCCTCTCAACGTACAAGCGGAAAACGAATCGGCTTGAATTTTGGCGGCCGTTGGACGGATGGTACGGGACTAACGGAAAATGCGGTCTTTGTGGAAGGTACGTTGCATAAATTTCATGAGGATGTAGTATTCAAGAGCGATAAAGAAGACCCGAAAAGTGCTTGGAAAATTCAAACAAAATTTTCAGATGATATCCAATTGACGTTTAAACCATTCTTTCAATGCCAGACGCTTGATCACTATCTCGTCAGGAAGATGTCGATTACCCAACATGTCGGCTATTATCATGGAAAAGTTCGATTACCAAGCGGACAAGTTTTACCGATTCGACAAATGCTCGGTTCCATCTTAGAGCGCAAATACCATTAA
- a CDS encoding transporter substrate-binding domain-containing protein produces the protein MKKMFTALLLILVLVVAGCSSNDGGAGSTEKSTLKNIKDNKKLVIGIAPGYFPFEMKSIDGGFVGYDIDLANAVGEALNTEVEFKQFVFDGLGPALQIGEVDMVIAGMTIRGDRALSISMSNPYYKTGQAIMVPAANKGIKSWEELDVKGNKIAVGIGTTGALLAKSQFKNAEVVDFEDFPLAATTMGSGQADAVVYDEPAIAVWRLEHEGEVHQLEGLLSAENLGIAVKKNDFETIQWLNSFLHSYVDSPEELESRSRWFEESDWLDKVSGE, from the coding sequence ATGAAGAAGATGTTTACAGCACTATTACTAATCCTAGTATTGGTCGTCGCTGGATGTAGTAGTAACGATGGAGGAGCTGGCTCAACAGAGAAGTCCACGTTAAAGAATATTAAAGACAACAAGAAATTGGTGATCGGAATTGCACCAGGTTATTTCCCTTTCGAAATGAAAAGCATTGACGGCGGATTTGTCGGCTACGATATCGATCTAGCAAATGCGGTAGGGGAAGCGCTAAATACAGAAGTAGAATTTAAACAATTCGTATTTGACGGCTTAGGACCGGCTTTGCAAATAGGTGAAGTAGATATGGTCATCGCAGGGATGACGATTCGTGGAGACCGTGCGCTATCCATTAGCATGTCGAATCCTTACTATAAAACAGGTCAGGCAATCATGGTGCCAGCTGCCAATAAAGGTATCAAATCATGGGAAGAGCTTGATGTTAAAGGGAATAAAATTGCTGTAGGAATCGGAACTACGGGCGCGTTACTTGCGAAGTCTCAGTTCAAAAATGCGGAAGTCGTAGATTTTGAAGATTTCCCGTTAGCAGCTACAACAATGGGCTCAGGGCAGGCGGATGCAGTCGTCTATGATGAACCTGCTATTGCTGTATGGCGCTTGGAGCACGAAGGGGAAGTTCATCAGCTCGAAGGTTTGCTGTCAGCTGAAAACTTAGGAATTGCAGTAAAGAAAAATGACTTTGAAACGATACAATGGTTGAATTCATTTTTGCATAGCTATGTGGATAGCCCGGAAGAATTGGAATCCAGAAGTCGCTGGTTTGAGGAAAGCGACTGGCTAGATAAGGTTTCGGGAGAATAA
- a CDS encoding amino acid ABC transporter permease, whose product MGGYEYDFSVISQNMDIFIEGALKTLEISAIALLLAIPMGIIIGMGRISRNRFIRILSSAYVEVMRGVPLLVLLIWIFFVLGQFLKLGSYWASIIGLAVFTAAFIAEIVRSGIQGVPRGQMEAARSSGMTYWQAMRLIVLPQAFRRVLPPLASQFIMLIKDSSLISVIGATELTLNAKNLVATSMRSIEVWTFIGFVYFAMTFTLSMIIRAIEQKLLARENS is encoded by the coding sequence ATGGGTGGCTATGAATATGACTTCAGTGTAATATCGCAAAATATGGATATCTTTATTGAAGGGGCGCTGAAAACACTCGAAATTTCAGCGATCGCATTATTGCTGGCTATTCCGATGGGTATTATCATCGGAATGGGTCGGATTTCCCGCAATAGATTCATCCGTATTCTTTCCTCAGCCTATGTAGAAGTCATGCGCGGCGTGCCGTTGCTAGTACTATTGATTTGGATTTTCTTTGTACTCGGTCAATTTTTGAAACTCGGTTCCTATTGGGCGTCGATTATCGGTCTAGCTGTCTTTACCGCAGCATTCATTGCAGAAATCGTTCGTTCAGGCATACAAGGTGTGCCAAGAGGTCAGATGGAAGCGGCTCGTTCGTCAGGTATGACCTACTGGCAGGCTATGCGTTTGATCGTCTTGCCACAAGCATTCCGACGAGTTTTACCGCCACTTGCTTCACAATTCATCATGCTAATTAAAGATTCCTCTTTGATTTCGGTCATCGGTGCGACGGAATTGACGTTGAACGCGAAGAACCTCGTTGCCACTAGTATGCGTTCCATTGAAGTATGGACATTCATAGGTTTCGTTTACTTTGCCATGACGTTCACGTTATCCATGATCATTCGTGCGATCGAACAAAAGTTATTAGCGAGAGAAAATTCATGA
- a CDS encoding amino acid ABC transporter ATP-binding protein, protein MISIKHVNKTFGMNQVLTDVTLEVPKSNVVAIIGPSGAGKSTLIRTINALEPIDNGEIVVDGVSIHDKKVNINKARSEIGFVFQSFNLYPFLTALQNVTLAPINVKGLSKSAAEERGKELLTSLGLGDKFDAYPNRLSGGQQQRVAIARALAMDPQVMLFDEPTSALDPEMVTEVLDAIRKLAESGMTMVVVTHEMGFAKEICDEIIFMADGKVVEQATPAKFFTSPDSERAQNFLSKVLHH, encoded by the coding sequence ATGATTTCTATAAAACATGTGAATAAAACATTCGGTATGAACCAAGTGCTGACAGATGTCACGCTTGAAGTACCCAAGTCAAACGTTGTGGCCATCATAGGCCCAAGTGGAGCAGGGAAGTCCACATTAATTCGCACGATCAATGCGCTCGAGCCGATCGATAACGGAGAAATTGTAGTAGACGGAGTTTCCATCCACGATAAAAAAGTGAATATCAATAAAGCACGTTCTGAAATTGGATTCGTATTCCAAAGCTTTAATCTCTATCCTTTTCTCACGGCATTGCAAAACGTTACACTTGCGCCGATCAATGTCAAAGGACTAAGTAAAAGTGCGGCGGAAGAGCGAGGAAAGGAATTGCTGACTTCACTCGGACTAGGTGATAAATTTGACGCGTATCCGAACCGGTTATCGGGCGGTCAGCAACAACGTGTAGCAATAGCACGTGCGCTTGCGATGGATCCGCAAGTCATGCTTTTCGATGAGCCGACTTCTGCACTTGATCCTGAGATGGTCACGGAAGTGCTGGATGCGATTCGTAAACTCGCGGAAAGCGGTATGACGATGGTCGTTGTGACGCATGAAATGGGCTTCGCCAAAGAAATTTGTGACGAGATCATCTTTATGGCGGACGGCAAAGTCGTGGAACAAGCAACACCAGCCAAGTTCTTTACGAGTCCTGATTCTGAACGCGCCCAAAACTTTTTATCGAAAGTGCTACATCACTAA
- a CDS encoding type II CAAX prenyl endopeptidase Rce1 family protein, translating into MIKQKSVTGLLTYLLVSIVAMFFLYLIGLSILSTNPAELEQLSRMTGISVSLEILALLAVIPNFIIIIIALVVGFFTAHKVGLKSVVIHPHARVKSKSDWINGIKLAIILGSVAAVVMIGFDYIFQPFLPDSLVETLQPYTALHFISALLYGGVVEELIMRFGVMSLLVFILGKVFNRKSEKPANWIFILAIFISALMFAFGHYSATAHMTEMTAFIWFRMILLNGIGGLFFGWIYWKHNLELAMLAHMFAHIVMNLLLLIIYFSL; encoded by the coding sequence ATGATCAAGCAAAAAAGCGTGACTGGATTATTAACTTATCTTTTAGTTAGTATCGTTGCGATGTTTTTTCTTTATCTTATTGGTCTATCGATTTTATCGACAAATCCGGCCGAATTAGAGCAATTGAGTAGAATGACGGGAATTTCAGTATCACTTGAAATCTTAGCCTTACTCGCTGTAATTCCCAATTTCATCATCATCATAATAGCTCTTGTCGTGGGATTTTTCACAGCTCATAAAGTTGGTTTGAAATCTGTGGTTATTCACCCTCATGCTAGGGTAAAGTCAAAATCAGATTGGATAAATGGTATTAAACTAGCTATAATACTAGGTTCGGTTGCAGCTGTCGTTATGATTGGATTCGATTATATTTTTCAACCGTTCTTACCGGATAGCTTAGTTGAAACATTACAACCGTATACAGCACTACACTTCATATCGGCTTTACTCTACGGAGGGGTTGTTGAGGAACTAATCATGCGTTTTGGTGTGATGAGCTTGTTGGTTTTTATTCTCGGGAAAGTATTTAATCGAAAATCGGAAAAACCTGCTAATTGGATCTTTATCCTTGCTATATTCATTAGCGCATTAATGTTTGCGTTCGGTCACTATAGCGCAACCGCACATATGACGGAAATGACCGCATTCATTTGGTTCCGAATGATTCTGCTGAATGGTATAGGTGGCTTGTTCTTTGGTTGGATTTATTGGAAGCACAATCTAGAGCTTGCAATGCTTGCGCATATGTTTGCACATATTGTCATGAATTTATTACTGTTGATTATCTATTTTTCGTTATAA